From one Rhizobium lentis genomic stretch:
- a CDS encoding DUF2059 domain-containing protein, with amino-acid sequence MMNIAGLGRLAAATLVLSGLAFGSAVKAQEVSEEQLKASRAAIDAIGATAQFDNILPGLAERLKAGLIQDSPNYQDIISSTVDAQALKLAPRRGDLEKEAALTYAKTFTIDELKAIAEFYNSDVGKKLLRDGPVASRETAKAADIWAQGISRDLEKQSNAELSKVIKAPPPATDSPVAPAPAAQQ; translated from the coding sequence ATGATGAACATTGCAGGTCTTGGCCGTCTCGCCGCTGCGACCCTCGTTCTTTCCGGGCTTGCCTTCGGCTCCGCCGTCAAGGCGCAGGAGGTCTCCGAGGAGCAGCTGAAGGCGTCTCGAGCCGCGATCGACGCCATCGGCGCCACCGCCCAGTTCGACAATATCCTGCCCGGTCTTGCCGAGCGCCTGAAGGCCGGCCTGATCCAGGATTCGCCGAACTACCAGGATATCATTTCGTCGACGGTCGACGCACAGGCGCTGAAGCTGGCGCCGCGCCGCGGCGATCTCGAAAAGGAGGCGGCGCTGACCTATGCCAAGACCTTCACGATCGACGAGCTGAAAGCGATCGCCGAGTTCTATAATTCCGACGTCGGCAAGAAGCTGCTGCGCGACGGCCCGGTCGCGTCCCGCGAAACGGCGAAGGCTGCCGACATCTGGGCGCAGGGCATTTCCCGCGACCTGGAAAAGCAGAGCAATGCCGAGTTGTCCAAGGTCATCAAGGCCCCGCCGCCGGCAACGGACAGCCCGGTTGCTCCGGCTCCGGCTGCCCAGCAGTAA